The genomic window TCCTGGATCCGCGCCCCGCCTGCGTCGAACAGGCCGATGATCGGCGCGCCGGTGGTCAGGGCCATCTTCTGCAGCTTGACGATCTTGGCCGCATGGGCGCCCGAAAGGCTGCCGCCGAAGACGGTGAAGTCCTTGGAGAAGACATAGACCAGCCGTCCGCCGATGGTGCCGCGACCCGTCACCACCCCGTCGCCGGGGATGCGCTGGTCCTGCATGCCGAAGTCGTGGCTGCGGTGCTCGACGAACATGTCGGTCTCCTCGAAGGAGCCCTCGTCCAGCAGCACGTCGATGCGTTCGCGCGCCGTCAGCTTGCCCTTGGCGTGCTGGGCGGCGATACGCTTTTCCCCACCGCCCAGTTTGGCGGCGGCGCGGCGGCGCGCCAGTTCTTCAAGGATGGCTTGGCTCATGATGGATCTTCGCCTCTTGTTCGTTGAGAGAGGGGTGGCGCCTTCATCGCAAATAGGCAAACGCAACTTTGCAAAAAGTGTGGAACTGCGCGGGCTTGCAAAGGATGGCGATATGATCTGCAAAGTTGCGAATGGCTGAGAAGCTTTTCCTGGGCGCCAAACTGCGCAAGCTGCGCGAGGCGCGCGGCTGGACGCTGGAGGCCTGCGCCGAGCGGCTCGGCCTGTCGCCGTCCTATCTGTCGCAGATCGAGACCAACCAGCGCCCGGCGACCGCGCGCGTCCTGATCGCCCTGACGCGCGCTTTCCATGTGGACGCCAGCCTGTTCGACCTGGAGGGCGACGCCCGCCTGATCGCCGACTTGCGCGAGGCCACCACCGATATCGCAGGTCAGGCCGAGCCGCCCACGGCCGCAGAGCTGAAACAGGCCGTCGCCAACACCCCGCGTCTGGCCCGTCAGTTCCTAGCCCTGCACCAGACCTTCCGCCGCCTGGACGAACGGGTGAAGGCGCTGGACGACACCCTGGGCCGGGACGAACACGGCGCCAGCGTGGCCCTTTTGCCCTACGAAGAGGTGCGCGACTTCTTCCACTATCGTGACAACTACATCGACGCGCTGGACACCGCGGCCGAGGCGCTGGCGGCGACCCTGGTTCAGGACGGCCAGATTGAGCGGGCGCTGGAGGCCGCGCTGAGCCAGGCACACGGCGTCCGCGTCGCCTATGTCGCCGGTCAGGAGGCGCTGCGTCGCTACGATCCCGCCAGCCGCGTCCTGACGCTGGACGCCTGGCAGCCCGGCGCGACGCGGTCATTCCAGTTGGCGCACCAGCTGGCCCTGCTGTCCTTCCGCGACCTGATCGAGACTGAGTTGGACCAGGCCGCCTTCCGCACGGACGCCGCACGCGACGTGGCCCGGGTCGGTCTGGCCAACTATGCGGCGGGCGCGTTGCTCTTGCCCTATCGCGCCTTCCTGGAAGCCGCGCGCGAGGAGAAGCACGACATCGACCGTCTGCGTACCCGGTTCCAGGTCAGCTTCGAACAGGTCTGCCACCGGCTTTCGACCCTGCAACGGCCCGGCTGGCGCGGCGTGCCCTTCTATTTCGCTCGCGTGGACATGGCCGGCAACATCACCAAGCGCCACAGCGCCACCCGCTTCCAGTTCGCTCGCTTCGGCGGCGCCTGCCCGCTGTGGAACGTCCACGAAGCCTTCGCGGCGCCCGACCGGATCGGGGTGCAGCTGGCCGAGATGCCCGACGGATCGCGCTACATCTCCATCGCCCGCAGCGTGTCCAAGCCCAGCGGCTCCTACCTGGCCAACGACCGGCGCTACGCCCTGTCCTTGGGATGCGAGGTCGAACATGCAGGCGCCCTGGTCTATGCCGCCGGCCTCGATCTGAACGGCCCCGCCGCCCGGATCGGCGTCAGCTGCCGCATCTGCGAGCGCACCGACTGCACCCAGCGCGCCTTCCCACCCCTGGACCGGACCCTGCACGTCCCCGAGAACGAGCGTGGCGTGGTGCCCTATGTGCTGGATGGCCCGCGCCCGGACCGCTATTGATCGGGGCATGACCTCACACGCACCCATCGGCGTCGCCGTCGTCGGCTACGGCCTGGCGGGCCAGACCTTCCACGCCCCCCTGATCGCCGCGACCCCCGGCCTGCGCCTGGCCGCCGTCGTCTCGTCCCGGCCCGAAGCGGTCCACGCCGACCTGCCCGAGGTCGAGGTCCTGCCCGATCTGGACGCCGCCCTCGCCCGCGACGACATCGGCCTGATCGTCGTCGCCACCCCCGACGCCTTGCACGCCGAACAGTCGATCGCCGCGCTGAGGGCCGGCAAGTCGGTGGTGGTGGACAAGCCCTTCGCCGCCACCCTGGCCGACGCGCAAAGCGTCGCCGCCGTCGCGGCTTCATCGCCCGGCGTGTTCAGCGTCTTCCAGAACCGCCGATGGGACGCCGATTTCCTGACCCTGCGCCGCCTCATCGCAGAGGGCGAACTGGGCGAGATCGCCGTGTTCGAGAGCCACTACGACCGCTTTCGCCCGACCGTCACCGACCGCTGGAAGGACCAGCGCGACGGCGGCGTCTGGGCCGACCTGGGCCCACACCTGATCGACCAGGCCGTGCAGTTGTTCGGCCCGCCGCTGGCCATCTATGCCGACCTTCAGGCCCAGCGTGTCGGCGCCACGGCCATCGACTACGCACACGTTCTGCTGCGGTATGACCGGCTGCGGGTTATCCTGAACATGAGCCACCTCGCCGCTGAATCCAGCCTGCGCTACGTCGTCCACGGCACGGGCGGCAGCTTCATCAAACGCGGCCTCGACGCCCAGGAGAGCCAGTCCAAGGCCGGCCTGCGTCCCGGCGACGCCGAATGGGGCCTTGATCCTTTGCCCGGCATGCTGACGAAACAGACCGACGGCGAAACGGTCCGCACCACGCCGACGCCCGCACGCGGCGATTATCTCGCCTTCTACGCCGCCATGCGCGACGCGATCCTCGGCAAGGGACCGCCGCCCGTCCCCGCCGATCAGGCCTTGACCGTCATGCGCATCCTCGACGCCGGTCTGCGCAGCGCGGCGGAGCGTCGCGAGATCGCGCTCTAGCTCTTCTTGCGGCCCTTCGACGTCGCTGCTGGAGCGTGGGCCAGGCGCAGCAGATTGGCCGCGCCCGGCGCCCCGAACGGCGTGCCGGCCAGGATCAGGATGCGCTGGCCCGGCTCGGCCAGACCATATTTGACCGCGCTGTTGACGGCGTCGTCCGTCACGGCCTCCAGCGAGTCCGGCTGCTCGCCCAGACGCGGCTCAAGTCCCCAGACCAGGGCCAGCCGCCGCGCGGTGTTGGGATTGGGCGTCAGCACGAGGATCGGCTTCAGCGGCCGCTCGCGCGCCATCCGCCGCGCCGTGCCGCCCAGGGTCGTGAACACCACCAGACAGCCGGTCGAGGGCGCATTCGCCGCCATCCGCGCCGCCCCGACCAGGGCGTCCACATCGTGCTCGTCCATGCCGGCGTGTTCGGCGCCCATCAGGCTGGGCCACATCGGATCGCGTTCGACGCGCTCGATGATCCGGCTCATGATGCCCACGGATTCCAGCGGATAGTCGCCCGAAGCCGTCTCGGCCGACAGCATCAGGGCGTCCGCGCCCTCATAGACCGCATTGGCCACATCGGTCGCCTCGGCGCGGGTCGGGGCCGGGGCGCTGGTCATAGATTCCAGCATCTGGGTGGCGACGATCACAGGCACGCCGCGATTGCGGGCCGCGCGCACGATCTGCTTTTGCGCCACCGGCACATCTTCGGGATCCAGCTCGACGCCCAGATCGCCGCGCGCCACCATCACCCCGTCGCAATAGTCCAGGATGGCTTCCAGATCGGCCAGGGCCGCCGGCTTCTCGATCTTGGCGAGGCAGGCCGCCTGACCATTCACGATCCGCTTCAGCTCGGCCATGTCCTCGGGCTTCTGCACGAAGCTGAGCGCCACCCAGTCCACGCCCATCCGCAGGGCGAAGGCCAGATCTTCACGGTCCTTGGGCGTCAGGGCCGAGACCGGGATCACCGCCTCTGGCACCGCCACGCCCTTGCGGTCCGAAAGCTTCGAGCCGCTCTCGACCGTCACATCCGCCCACTCATCGGTCCGCTCGCCCACACGCAGCCGCACCCGGCCGTCGTCCAGCAGCAGCAGCATGCCCTTGCGCAGCGCCTTGAAGATTTCGGGATGCGGCATCTGCACCCGCGTCTCGTCGCCGGGCGTCGGGTCCAGATCGAAACGCATGGTGTGGCCCGGCTTGACCGAGATCTCGACGTCCTTGAAACGGCCCAAACGCAGCTTCGGCCCTTGAAGGTCGGCCAACACGCCCAGCGGACGCTGCAACGCCATTTCGGCGCCGCGCACCGCCTTCAACGCGGCGGCGTGATCCTCATGCGACCCGTGGCTGAAGTTCAGGCGGAAGACGTCCACCCCCGCCTGGGCCAGCGCCTTGACGGTGCTGGGCGCACGGCTGGCGGGTCCCAGGGTGGCGACGATGCGCGCGCGACGGGCTCGGTTCATGACGTTTCCTGTTGGCTCTCTCGGACGGCAAAACAGGGCCGCCTGGGCGATTTCGCCCTCTTCTGCCAACGAAACCCGCGCTGCGTAAGGCCGCCTTCCCCTCAGGAAACATGAGTTGACGGCCGGAAACAGGAGTTTATCTGGCCGCCGCCCCGCAGGCCGCCGCGGCAAACCCGTTCAGATCGATGCATCGGCCCTCCACCTGCGGCGCGGCGACGCCGATCACATGGGCGAGGGTCGGGGCGATATCGACGGTCCGGATCGGCAGGAACCGCTCCTCGGCCTTTGCGCCCGGCCACCAGAAGATGATCGGCACGCGTCGGTCATATTCCCACGGCGTGCCGTGTCCGGCCAGGGTCGAGCCGACGCGGGCGCCCGAGGTGGTGTTCTGGGTCCAGGCGAACTGGATGTCGGGCGATCGCTCGGCGACGGTCGACAACCGCATCCGCTCGCGCACCGTCATCATCTCGGGCTGACGGCTGTCCGGCAGAGGCTCGGCCAGCAGCCGGTCGCGCGTCTCGGCGAAAGCCACGTCCGGCAGGGCGCGCAGCATCTCGACCGCCGCCTCCGCCACCTGTGTCCGCAACGGATCGGGCAGCGACTTATGATCCGCATCGGCGACCATCCAGCCGCTTCCGCCGGACTGCAGCGGATCGGCGTCCAGATTGAAGCGCGCCTTCAACGCGGCGTTGACGCCCTTGATCGCATCGGTGTCGGCGCGGTGCGCCTGCGGATAGCCATTCTCGTGCAGCCGCTCAACGAAGTCCGAACCGCCGTGATCGGCCGTCAAGACCACCAGCGCGCCGCCCGGAACCTGGGCCAGCTTGTCCAGGAAGGCGCCCAGCGCCGCATCCAGCCGGTGCATCTGCTCGCACATCTCCGGCCCCTGGGTGCCGTACATATGGCCGATCCGATCGGTGGCCGACAGGCTGACGCCCAGCATGTCGGTCGCCGCCCCCTGCCCCAGCTTCTGGCTGTCCAGCAGATATTCCGCCGCCTTCAGCGTCTGCTCGTCCAGCAGAGGCGACGTATCGAACTTCAGCCCCGCAGGCGGCAGCACCGAATGGAATGTCTGGCCGCGAATAGTCCAGTCGCCCGCCAGCGCCCGGCAGTCCGCGTTCTGATAGTCCCAAGCCACCGGCGTCGCCGCCGTCCAGGCGTTGAAGTCGCGGTTGAACGCCGCGACCGCCGCCAGCTTCGCCTCGGCCGTCTGACCTGGCTCGACATAGGTCGTCAGTCCAAACCCGTCGGTGAACCAGAAGGCCTGCCCCTGATGACCGGCCAGATTGATCGCCCCGCGATCCTTGCCCGACACCGCCATGACCTTGCTGGCCGGACTGACGGCCTTAAGCCAGTCGCCCAGCGTCGTCGCGCGCAGCTGATCCGGTCCCACCGGCCCGTTGTCGGTGTCGTCTCGCCCGTGCGCCAGATGGTTCTGCGGCGCGGCCAGGCAATAGACCTCCTCGCCGGTCTTGCCGTCGATCCAGTCGTTGGCGGGAATGCCGGTCTCGGCCGGGTGCATACCGGTCAGAACGGTGGAGTGGCCAGGGCAGGTCTCGGTCAGACCGTGGGTCTGATAGCCGTTGATCGACACCAGTCCCTGGTCGGCCAACCGGCGCAGGCCGCCGCTGTAGCGGCTGCGATACTGGTTGAAGAGGTTGGCGCTGAACTGATCCACCACGATGGTCACGATCAGTTTTGGCGGCGTCAGGGCCGCAGCCGACGCCTGAGGCGCGGCGGTCTGAACCGTCGGCTGGGCGACCGGCGCGCCCGCACAGGCGGCGCCCGCGATCGACAAGGCGGCCAGACACGCGGCGGCGACGTGACGCGACAGGGACATGAACAACTCCAACAACAGCCGTGCGGCCTCTAGCTGTTGCGGATGGCGCCCGCGTGACAGCCCGGCTCGCTCCTAGTGCGATTCCTTGGACCGCAGGCGCGCGACCTGATGCAGGACCAGCACCACCACCCCGCCGACGATCAGCCCGATCACGGCCGAGGCCACCGCCGTCGTCAGCCAGCTCATCACGCCGGCCAACGGCCCGAACAGTTCGCCGACGGCATGCGACAGATGCTCGACGGGCACGGCCGGCCAGTGCAGCCCCAGCGTATGGGAACCATGCAGCAGAATGCCGCCGCCGACCCACAGCATGGCCGCCGTGCCGATCGCCGACAGGGCGCTCATCACCATCGGCATGCCCTTGACCAGACCCCGCCCCAAAGCGCGCACCCCGCCATTGGGCCGCTGAGCCAGATGCAGGCCGATGTCGTCCATCTTCACGATCAATCCGACCGCGCCATAGACGACGACGGTCATGGCGATGCCGACCACAGCCAGCACAGCGGCCTGGGTCAGGATCGGCTGCGCCGCGACATCGGCCAGGGCGATGGCCATGATCTCGGCAGACAGGATCAAATCGGTGCGCACCGCGCCCGACACCGTCGTCTTCTCCAGCGCCGCTGTATCGCGCGCGACCGGCGCGGCATCCTCATGCCCGCCATGCCCCATCGCCTCCAGCAACTTTTCCGCGCCCTCGAAACACAGATAGGTCCCGCCGCACATCAGTATCGGGGTGATGGCCCAAGGCGCGAAGGCGCTGAGCACCAGGGCCACCGGCAGGATGAAGATCAACTTGTTGCGAAACGATCCCAGCGCGATCTTGCTGATGATCGGCAGCTCGCGGCTGGGCGACAGGCCCATGACATAGCGCGGCGTCACCGCCGCGTCGTCCACCACCACGCCGGCGGCCTTGGTCGAGGCCTTGCCGGCTGCCGCGCCCACGTCATCCAGCGACGCGGCCGCCAGCTTTGCGATGCCGGCGACGTCGTCCAGCAGCGCGATCAGTCCAGACGGCATAGTCAGTCTTCCCGGCTGGGCGGCACATTGACGCCCTGCGATTTCAGATAGGATTTGATGTTGCGCGCGGCCTGGCGGATGCGCTGTTCGTTCTCGACCATGGCGATGCGCACGAAGCCCTCGCCGTTCTCGCCATAGCCCACACCCGCCGCCACCGCGACCTTTGCGTGGGTCAGCAACTGCTTGGAAAACTCCAGACTGCCCAAATGCTTCAGCGCCGGCGGCAAGGGCGCCCAGGCGAACATGGAAGCGGCCGGCTTGGGAATGTCCCAGCCCGCGCGGCCGAAACTCTCGACCAGCACATCGCGCCGGCGGTGATAGAGTTTGCGGTTCTGCTCGACGATGTCCTGCGGCCCGTTCAGCGCGGCGCACGCCGCCGCCTGGATCGGCGTGAAGGCGCCATAGTCGAGGTAGGATTTCACCCGCGTCATCGCCGCGATCAGCGTCTTGTTGCCGACCGCAAACCCCATGCGCCAGCCCGCCATGCTGTAGGTCTTGGACAGGGAGGTGAACTCGATCGCCACGTCCTTGGCCCCCGGCACCTGCAGGATCGAGACCGTCGGCTTGCCGTCGTAATAGAGCTCCGAATAGGCCAGATCGCTGATGATCCACAGGTCGTTCGCCTTGGCGAAGTCCACGACGCGTTCGTAGAAGGCCAGATCGACCGTCTCCGCCGTCGGGTTCGACGGATAGTTCATGACCAGGATCTTGGGCCGCGGCACGGTGAAGGCCATGGCCCGCTCCAGCGCCTCGAAATATTTCTCGTCCGGCGTGGTCGGCACGCTGCGGATCGCCGCCCCGGCGATGATGAAGCCGAAGGTGTGGATCGGATACGACGGATTGGGTGCCAGGATCACGTCGCCCGGCTCGGTGATGGCGGTGGCCAGGCTGGCCAACCCCTCCTTGGAGCCCATGGTGACGATCACCTCGGTCTCGGGATCCACATCGACGCCGAAGCGGCGGCCGTAATAGTTGGCCTGCGCGCGGCGCAGGCCGGGGATGCCGCGTGACGCCGAATAGCCGTGGGCGTCGGGCTTCCTGGCCACCTCGATCAGCTTGTCGATCACATGCTGCGGCGGCGGCAGGTCGGGATTGCCCATCCCCAGGTCGATCACGTCCTCGCCCGCCGCACGGGCGGCCGCGCGCATCGCATTGGTCTCGGCGATGACATAGGGCGGCAACCGCTTCATGCGGTAGAATTCTTCGGACATGACAGGCTCGTCGTTGGGATCTGCGGCCGTGGATCGACCGCCCTTAGCGCTTAGCGCGCCAGCGGCCTCGCGCAACAGCGTTGAAGGTCATTTTCACCCGTCAGGCGGACGAAATCTGTGCGTCGCGCAAAAACCTGGTCGAAAAGGCTGCCGTTCAGCGTCCTCAATAGCTCAACCGTAAACCGATGCTGAGCGTTCGCGGCGGGCCGTATCCGGCGACGCCCGTGCCCGTTTCCGAGACCTCGACATCCTCGTCGAACAGATTGTCCGCCGCCATCCAAAGAGTCGCGTTCCGCGTGAAGGCCCACTCCCCTCGCGCATCCAGCGTCACGGCGGCGTCCAGCACCCGGTTGTTCAGGTCGTCGTCGAACCGGCTCGATTCATAACGTGCCGCCAGCGCCAGGGTCAGTCGATCGGTCGCGCGCCAATCCAGCCCGGCCGTCGCGCTCCATTCCGGCGCCTGTGCGGGACGCAAGCCGGTCAGCTGCGCGGCGGACGATCCGCCGTCGATCTCGGCGTCGGTCCAGGACGCAGCGGCGTTCAGCGAAACGGCTGACGATAAGTCCAGCGCCCCCGTCAGTTCCACGCCCCAGGCGTCGATGGTCCCGGCGTTCTGGCGCTGGCGCAGCACGCCGCCTGCCGGCACGAACCCGGCGCGCGGGAAGGTCGCCGGCCCGGACCCGAGAGTCACATTGACGATGGCGTCCTCGATCTGGTTCCAAAACACAGATGCGCCCCAACGCACGCCCTCGCGCTCGAAGGCCAATCCCGTCTCCACGCCCTTCAGCGTTTCCGGCGTCAGGGCGGCGTTGGCCTCGGTGATGTCGTTGCCGACGCGGAACGGCCGATGCAGTTCGTTCAACGTGGCGGGCCTGAACCCGGAATAGGCCGCCGCCCGCGCCGCGTAGCCGCCGCCCAGATCACGCCGCACGGCCAGGCGCGCGCTGACCACCTCGCCCGACCGATCCGGGTCGCTCTCATTCAGCAGGACGGCGCCGGTCGCCAGCATGTTCTCCTGACGAAATCCGCCCGTATTCTCCCACCGATCCACCCGAACTCCGCCAGCCACCAGCCATTCGGCTGCGGTCCAGGACGCATCGACGTAGGCCCCGGCCACCGCCGTCTCCCCGCCTGCACGCCGAATGCGGGTGAAGCCCGCGCCGGTTGGATTGCTGAAAAGTTCGTTGGTCTCGCCGTCGTTGAAGCGCGCATCGGCGCCCAGTTCCCACTCCAGCCGTCCGCCCGCGAAATCCGCGATGCGACGGCGCAGCGCCGCGTTCAGTCCCCATCCCGTCGCGGGCGTCTTGAACTGGTTGTTGGCGGGCGTCGTGGTCGATCGATCGGCCGACACCGAGGCCGAACTGTTGGCCAGATTGGTGTCGATCCGCCACGTCTGCAGCCGCCAGCCATAGCCGTCGGCCGACGGCGCCTGCGCCGCCGTGGCGCTCAGGCTGTGCCCGCTGGCGTTGGCGCGCGTTCCGGCCAGACCCGATCCGCGATCGTCTTCCCAGGTCGCCGCCCGCACCGACAGCTTCGCCTGTCCCAAGGCCGTATCGACCCGCAGCGCTGCACTTCGGCTGTCGAGATCCAGCGGCGTATCCGCGGCGCCTGCCGCCGGCCCGCGCACCGGCACATAGCCGTCGCTGACTTCGCGCAACCCGCTCAACGTCACCGCCAAAGGTCCTAGCCGCGTGGAGGCGGACCCCGCAGCCCGCAGTCCGCCGCGCTCGAACGCGGACACATCCAGCGCGCCGCCTTTCCCGCGCTCACGCAGGGTGATCGTACCCGTCAGCGCGCCCGCGCCATAGGGGCCCGAGCCTGCGCCCCGGATCACATCCAGACTCTCCAGCGATTCCGGCGTCGCCTGGGACCAGATGACCCAGCCCCCGAACGGATCGTTCAGCGGCACGCCGTCCAGCAGCACCAGCGTCCGTCCCGCCCCCGACGGCGCGATGGCCCTCAACGAAATCCCTTGCGTCGTCGGATTGGCCGCCGCGCTGCTGGTGCGTCGAAACAGCGACACCGCCGGCACGGACCGTAGCGCCTCATCCAGACGCGACGACCGGGACAGCACCGCCTCGTCGATCCGCACCACGGAAAACGCCGCGTCGGCCGCCGCCGGCGGCAGACGCGCGGCGGTGACGACGATCTCGGGCAAGGCGGTGGGCGTGACGGGGGGAGGAACGTCCTGGATCATGCGCCGTCCCTACGGCTTTGCCACCCGGGGGCAAAGCCTCACCGATAAAGAAGTATTGGGAAACGGCGGCGGAGCTTAGTCCGCATAGGCGCCCGGCATGAGTGATGTCCGCCGACACGGCGAGACCTGCGCCCAGAACTCGCCCCGCCCCCTCGATCTCGGAGGAAGCGTGACGCGCGAGCTGACGTCCCCCTCTTCCTCTGGCGCCGACGCTCATCCGGCTGGGCCGGCGGCTCTGCAGTATCAGTCGGACGTCGCGACCGTCGAGCCGCGAACGGCCAGTTGGAAGGGCAGCGTTGATGCTTGAGGCAGGTCGTCCTGCCCGGACTTGGCGCGGATCAGCAGGTCCGCCGCTGCGGACGCCATCGCTGCGATGGGTTGGACGACAGCGGTCAGCGGGGGGTTGCTGAAGCGCACGATCGGGGTGTCGTCGAAGCTGATGATGGCGAGATCGTGCGGGACGGCGAGGCCTCTGCGACCTGCGACGCGCAGGGCCGCCAGCGCCATCTGGTCGTTGGACGCAACGATGGCGGTCGGCGGATGGGCCAGGCGGCAGAAGGTCTCCATCGCCGCTTCACCCGATGCGAAGGTGAAGTCGCCGTGACCGACCAGATCGGCGTCGTCGGGCAGGCCACGCCCCGCCATCGCCGCACGATACCCCTGAAGCCGCGCGCCGCTCAGAACGTATTCGGGACTGCCGCTGATGAAACCGATCCGACGATGTCCCAGATCGAGAAGATGGTTCGTCGCCGTTTCGGCGGCGGCGTAGTCGTCCATCGCGATGCTGAAGCCTGCGCCCGTCGCCGTGGAGCCTATCCGCGCGAACGGCAGACCCAGATCCACCAGCAGCCCGGTGATCAGCGGATTGTCCGAGTGGGGCGGCGTCAGGATCACGCCGTCAGGGTGAAGCGCCGCAATCGCCGCCTTCACCTCGCGCTCGACATGGGCCGAATGGGTGTCGACCAGTTCGAAGATCATCCGATAGCCGGCCTCGGCGCATTTCAGCATACCGCCCAAGAGCATCTGATCGACCCAGTCGGTCCCCTCGCCCGACCGCCAGCCTTCTATGGTCCGATCACGGTCGTTCAGCGCCAGAAGCAGATAGGAGCGCGATCCGCCCATGCGCTGGGCCGCCAGACTGGGGACGTAGCCCAGCCTGGCCACGGCGGCGTTGACCCGTTCGCGCACCTCCGGCCGGACGTTGGGGCCATTGTTGATGACGCGCGACACCGTTTGCAACGACACGCCGGCCTCGGCCGCGACATGTTTGATCGTCACCTTGCGCGCAGCGGTTGACGCGGCCTGTTCCAGCTTCACCATAAAACCAAGGCTAGATGATCGTCCGGTCCGGCTCCAGCGTCTTAAGCGCTGACTTGCGGCGACGGGGCGGCGCAGTGTCGGTCGATGAACTGCTGATGCGTCGGCAGATCGGCGACAACCCGTCTCAGCAGTTCCGCCGCATGATCCAGCTGGCCCGGGACGTCATCGAAGGGAATACGGTTCGTCAGCGGATGGAAGGTGTGCGGTCGGACGCCCATCCCCTCCATCACCGACTGCCAGCTGACGGCCCGGAACAGTTCGTCGAGCCCCTCGGCCAGACGCCCGCCGCTTCGGAACAGCGCGATCTTGCGCTTCAGTTCGGGCGGAAGCTCCATCCTACGACAGGCGCGCCAGAAGGGCGTGTCGTCTCGTTCGGTCAGGCAATAGTGCAGGACGATGAAATCCCTGATCTCCTCGTAGTCGGCGATCATGCGTCGATTGTATTCGTCGGCCAGCACCGGATCGCAGTCGCGATCCGGCAGGAAGCGGAAGAAAAAGTCCAACCCGCGATAGATCAGATGGATGGCGGTCGATTCCAGCGGCTCGATGAAGCCTCCGGCCAGCCCCAGCGCCAGGACGTTCTTGTCCCAGAGGCGCTCTCGAACGCCGGTCTTGAAGGGCACCACCATCGGCTTCACGACGGGCGCGCCCTCGACCTGGGCCATCATGCTGGCCGTTGCCTCGTCATCGCTCAGATACTGGCTGCAGAAGACATAGCCGTTGCCGGTTCGGTGTTGCAGCGGGATACGCCAGCGCCAGCCGTAATCCTGCGCCTGGGCCAGGGTGTAGGGCGCAGGCGGGCCGACATTCTCGGTCTGGACGGCGATCGCCCGGTCGCACAGCAGCCAGTGGGACCAGTCGTGATAGCCGACCTTCAACGCCTTGCCGATCAGCAGACTGCGAAAGCCCGAGCAGTCGATGAAGAAGTCCGCCTCGACCGTCCGGCCGTCCTTGAGGACCAGGTGATCGACAAACCCATCATCGCGAACACGCACGTCCTCGACAATGCCCTCGACGCGGCTCACCCCGCGCGCTTCGGCGAAGGTGCGCAGGAAGCGCGCGACCCTTTTGGCGTCGACATGCAGGGCGTAGCTGGCGCCGCCGACGGGCGTGCGCGCCGCCTTGAACGGCAGGGTAAACCGTCCTTCGCGCGCCATCACCGCCGCCGGCGCGAAATCCTGGAGGCCGCCCGGATAGCCTTGCAATGCGGCCTTCAACCAGACCTGGTAAAAGTCAGCCAGATCGACCGGCGCGCCGATCGTGCCGAAAGGGTGAAAATAGCTCTGGCCCTTGGCCTTCCAGTCTCTGAATTCGATGCCCAGTTTGAAGCTGGCCTGCACCTCTCGCACGAAGACCTGTTCGTCCACGCCCAGTTTGGCCAGCAGTTGCAGGAAGGGCGGCACGGTGGACTCCCCCACCCCGATCGTGCCGATGTCGTCACTCTCCACCAGTTCGATCTGACCGAGCGCGCCCTTCAGATGTTCGGACAGCAGCGCGGCCGCCATCCATCCTGCGGTCCCGCCGCCGACGATACAAACCTTGCGTATCTTGCGGGACGGGTCAGCTTGCATTGGAAATCCCTTTCGGATCGCTCACGCCCCCGAAGCGGGCGAGGAAGGCGTCGTGACTGGTTGTGCGCTCGACCATATCGGCGACCGCATCGCGCATCCCCCACAGTCCCTGCCGCAGTTGCACGGGGTCGATCCCTTGAACGGCCGGGTCCACACGTTCCGGCATGAGCCCGAGCCCGTCATAGATGGCGAGCCA from Brevundimonas fontaquae includes these protein-coding regions:
- a CDS encoding tryptophan halogenase family protein, with translation MAAALLSEHLKGALGQIELVESDDIGTIGVGESTVPPFLQLLAKLGVDEQVFVREVQASFKLGIEFRDWKAKGQSYFHPFGTIGAPVDLADFYQVWLKAALQGYPGGLQDFAPAAVMAREGRFTLPFKAARTPVGGASYALHVDAKRVARFLRTFAEARGVSRVEGIVEDVRVRDDGFVDHLVLKDGRTVEADFFIDCSGFRSLLIGKALKVGYHDWSHWLLCDRAIAVQTENVGPPAPYTLAQAQDYGWRWRIPLQHRTGNGYVFCSQYLSDDEATASMMAQVEGAPVVKPMVVPFKTGVRERLWDKNVLALGLAGGFIEPLESTAIHLIYRGLDFFFRFLPDRDCDPVLADEYNRRMIADYEEIRDFIVLHYCLTERDDTPFWRACRRMELPPELKRKIALFRSGGRLAEGLDELFRAVSWQSVMEGMGVRPHTFHPLTNRIPFDDVPGQLDHAAELLRRVVADLPTHQQFIDRHCAAPSPQVSA